One part of the Parabacteroides distasonis ATCC 8503 genome encodes these proteins:
- a CDS encoding PAS domain-containing protein: MGKYDHLSKEELIQRIERLEADLEKATLTPSASDNELEMRQSQHTINFLNILMDTILSNVFVEITVKDIFNGFRYIYFNKAAEEFTGVKAEDILGKTDFELFPDSRRAHEI, translated from the coding sequence ATGGGAAAATATGACCACCTTTCCAAAGAAGAGTTGATTCAAAGGATTGAGAGACTGGAAGCCGATCTGGAAAAAGCCACTTTGACACCATCCGCGAGCGATAACGAACTTGAGATGCGCCAAAGCCAGCATACGATCAACTTCTTAAATATCTTGATGGATACGATCTTGTCGAACGTATTTGTGGAGATCACGGTGAAAGATATTTTCAACGGTTTCCGGTATATCTATTTTAATAAGGCGGCGGAGGAATTTACGGGGGTCAAGGCGGAAGATATCTTAGGGAAGACGGATTTCGAGCTTTTCCCTGATTCCCGGCGGGCGCATGAGATCTGA
- a CDS encoding sensor histidine kinase, with protein sequence MVKEMVEYEKPNGEVRIVNIVRLLITNPDPGASPLLLVMLNDITEQRQDQLALMKVQEADKMKNAFIANMSHEIRTPLNAIVGFAHLVTETTNASEQREYFSIINKNCDLLLKLINDILDLSKIESGRLNYNVSEVELRDICQEAYVVQSLKMTSDVALLYNSVAMPSVRLWIDPHRVEQVLLNLLSNAIKFTSKGFISLFYEVEDMFVRVSVMDTGIGISEEKLESVFERFVKLDDFYQGAGLGLPICKMIVEQLGGEIGVRSELGKGSTFWFTLPLVVTDKAVVEKDDPSVLSECQLY encoded by the coding sequence ATGGTAAAGGAAATGGTCGAGTATGAGAAACCGAATGGAGAGGTGAGAATCGTAAATATCGTACGTTTACTGATCACGAATCCGGACCCGGGAGCCTCGCCTCTGTTATTGGTCATGCTGAATGATATCACGGAGCAGCGTCAGGACCAGTTGGCGCTGATGAAAGTGCAAGAGGCGGATAAGATGAAAAACGCTTTTATCGCTAATATGAGCCATGAGATCCGGACTCCGCTGAATGCTATCGTTGGCTTTGCCCATCTCGTGACGGAAACGACTAATGCCAGTGAGCAAAGGGAATACTTTTCGATTATAAATAAGAATTGCGATTTATTGTTGAAACTGATTAACGATATCTTGGATTTGTCGAAGATCGAGTCCGGTCGGTTAAACTATAACGTGTCGGAAGTTGAGTTGAGGGATATTTGCCAAGAGGCCTATGTGGTACAATCCTTGAAGATGACTTCCGATGTGGCATTATTATATAACTCGGTCGCCATGCCTTCTGTTCGTCTGTGGATCGATCCGCACCGGGTAGAACAGGTCTTGTTAAATCTCTTGTCTAATGCCATTAAGTTTACTTCCAAAGGTTTTATCTCGCTTTTTTATGAGGTGGAAGATATGTTCGTACGTGTCTCTGTCATGGATACCGGAATCGGGATATCAGAGGAAAAGCTGGAGTCTGTTTTCGAGCGTTTCGTGAAATTGGATGATTTTTATCAAGGGGCTGGTTTGGGACTACCGATCTGCAAGATGATTGTAGAGCAGTTGGGTGGTGAGATCGGTGTGCGATCTGAGCTTGGCAAAGGTTCCACTTTCTGGTTCACCTTACCATTGGTTGTTACGGATAAGGCTGTTGTGGAGAAGGATGATCCTTCTGTTTTAAGTGAATGTCAACTATATTAA